From one Macaca nemestrina isolate mMacNem1 chromosome 3, mMacNem.hap1, whole genome shotgun sequence genomic stretch:
- the LOC105493267 gene encoding NADH dehydrogenase [ubiquinone] 1 subunit C1, mitochondrial, whose amino-acid sequence MAPSALLRPLSRLLAPARLPSGSSARSKFYVREPLNAKPNWLKVGLTLGTTVVLWVYLIKQHNEDILEYKRRNGLE is encoded by the exons ATGGCGCCGTCCGCGTTGCTGCGTCCCCTCTCTCGGCTGCTGGCCCCTGCCAGGCTCCCGAGCGGCT CTTCAGCGCGGTCAAAGTTCTACGTGCGAGAGCCGCTGAATGCCAAACCTAACTGGCTGAAAGTTGGGTTGACCTTGGGCACCACCGTCGTCTTGTGGGTCTAT CTCATCAAACAACACAATGAAGATATTTTAGAgtacaaaagaagaaatgggcTGGAATAA